A part of Rhinoderma darwinii isolate aRhiDar2 chromosome 1, aRhiDar2.hap1, whole genome shotgun sequence genomic DNA contains:
- the ST3GAL5 gene encoding lactosylceramide alpha-2,3-sialyltransferase isoform X2, translating to MKRPTCKCCCRVLFRILLFFSFLLCILYICKVGQDTETCDLRAVDPDHIKNAHAFARSVVGAQCRPAFARLEMNRLFPNKYNTDLDGFVKKNKDLNESFYQYGPPFGFRQHLKELDDILKMTTDDDLPMGPSTKECKRCIVIGSGGILHGLQLGHAIDQFDVVIRLNNAPVHGYERDVGNKTTIRMTYPEGAPISEREYFSNSLFVTVLFKHVDFLWLQAVMKNQTLSAWNKLFFWKSVMEKLPLKSHQFRILNPLIVKETAMDILQFLPPRQKWWGWDKNVPTIGAIAIVLATHLCDEVGIAGFGYDLSQPDIPLHYYDNLCMNAMNHQPMHDVSKEKKLLQTLVRKGVVKDLSGGLHCEFCSSHHSPDVTTIT from the exons GATTCTGTTATTCTTCAGCTTCTTGCTATGCATCCTGTACATCTGCAAAGTGGGACAGGACACCGAGACATGTGACCTCCGAGCCGTGGACCCCGACCACATAAAG AATGCCCACGCGTTTGCCAGGAGTGTCGTAGGGGCCCAGTGCAGGCCGGCATTTGCAAGACTTGAAATGAACCGCTTGTTCCCAAACAAATACAACACGGACCTGGACGGCTTCGTTAAGAAAAATAAGGACTTGAACGAATCATTTTATCAGTATGGCCCTCCTTTTGGGTTCCGCCAGCACCTCAAAGAACTTGATGACATTTTGAAAATGACAACAGATGACGATCTTCCCATGGGACCAAGTACTAAAGAGTGCAAACGCTGTATTGTCATAGGGAGTGGTGGCATCCTCCATGGTCTGCAGCTGGGCCATGCCATCGACCAGTTTGACGTTGTAATCAG ATTAAACAATGCCCCAGTTCACGGCTACGAGCGGGATGTTGGGAACAAAACCACCATTAGAATGACGTATCCAGAGGGGGCGCCAATCTCGGAGCGGGAGTATTTTAGTAACAGTCTATTTGTTACCGTCCTCTTCAAACATGTGGACTTTTTGTGGCTGCAGGCGGTCATGAAGAATCAGACACTG TCCGCCTGGAACAAGTTATTTTTCTGGAAGAGCGTGATGGAAAAACTACCTCTCAAATCCCACCAGTTCCGGATCCTGAATCCACTCATAGTCAAAGAGACGGCCATGGATATTCTGCAGTTTCTTCCACCTCGGCAGAAGTGGTGGGGCTGGGACAAG AACGTTCCAACCATTGGAGCCATCGCCATTGTCCTGGCCACACATTTATGTGATGAGGTGGGTATTGCCGGCTTTGGATATGACCTCAGTCAGCCAGATATACCCTTACATTACTACGATAACCTGTGCATGAACGCCATGAATCATCAACCAATGcatgacgtcagcaaggagaagAAGCTGCTACAGACTCTGGTGCGGAAAGGCGTGGTGAAAGACTTAAGTGGAGGACTCCATTGTGAATTCTGCTCCTCCCATCATTCTCCGGATGTCACCACTATTACATAG
- the ST3GAL5 gene encoding lactosylceramide alpha-2,3-sialyltransferase isoform X3, whose product MTYPEGAPISEREYFSNSLFVTVLFKHVDFLWLQAVMKNQTLSAWNKLFFWKSVMEKLPLKSHQFRILNPLIVKETAMDILQFLPPRQKWWGWDKNVPTIGAIAIVLATHLCDEVGIAGFGYDLSQPDIPLHYYDNLCMNAMNHQPMHDVSKEKKLLQTLVRKGVVKDLSGGLHCEFCSSHHSPDVTTIT is encoded by the exons ATGACGTATCCAGAGGGGGCGCCAATCTCGGAGCGGGAGTATTTTAGTAACAGTCTATTTGTTACCGTCCTCTTCAAACATGTGGACTTTTTGTGGCTGCAGGCGGTCATGAAGAATCAGACACTG TCCGCCTGGAACAAGTTATTTTTCTGGAAGAGCGTGATGGAAAAACTACCTCTCAAATCCCACCAGTTCCGGATCCTGAATCCACTCATAGTCAAAGAGACGGCCATGGATATTCTGCAGTTTCTTCCACCTCGGCAGAAGTGGTGGGGCTGGGACAAG AACGTTCCAACCATTGGAGCCATCGCCATTGTCCTGGCCACACATTTATGTGATGAGGTGGGTATTGCCGGCTTTGGATATGACCTCAGTCAGCCAGATATACCCTTACATTACTACGATAACCTGTGCATGAACGCCATGAATCATCAACCAATGcatgacgtcagcaaggagaagAAGCTGCTACAGACTCTGGTGCGGAAAGGCGTGGTGAAAGACTTAAGTGGAGGACTCCATTGTGAATTCTGCTCCTCCCATCATTCTCCGGATGTCACCACTATTACATAG